In Desulfonatronospira thiodismutans ASO3-1, a single window of DNA contains:
- a CDS encoding methylated-DNA--[protein]-cysteine S-methyltransferase: MQEFLIHPEFTLTLIWKNNLIEKTLLQPADSGTTSCMKTSPRPSRALGNLYRHYLNREPLHPEIPLAWKNMPPFRARVLRTLFWLVPWGRIMTYSGLAAMAGNPGAARAVGTAMACNPWPVIIPCHRVIRADRGLGGFSCGTELKKKLLALEDIIL; the protein is encoded by the coding sequence ATGCAGGAATTTTTGATCCACCCGGAATTCACCCTGACTCTTATCTGGAAAAACAACCTGATAGAAAAGACGCTTCTACAGCCGGCGGACTCAGGGACCACAAGTTGCATGAAAACATCACCAAGGCCCTCCAGGGCTCTTGGAAACCTCTACAGACACTACCTGAACCGGGAGCCTTTGCATCCGGAGATTCCACTGGCCTGGAAAAATATGCCCCCTTTCAGGGCCAGGGTGCTAAGGACACTTTTCTGGCTTGTTCCCTGGGGCAGGATCATGACTTATTCCGGGCTGGCCGCCATGGCCGGCAACCCCGGGGCGGCCCGGGCAGTGGGAACGGCCATGGCCTGCAACCCCTGGCCGGTCATCATTCCCTGTCACCGGGTAATCAGGGCTGACAGGGGCCTTGGAGGTTTTTCCTGCGGAACTGAACTAAAGAAAAAGCTGCTGGCCCTGGAGGACATTATTCTATGA
- a CDS encoding FAD-dependent oxidoreductase, producing MSQQVVIIGAVALGPKAACRLKRLEPDSRVIMIDENEIISYGGCGIPYYVSGDISDAQELQSTTFHMVRDVSFFREAKDVEVRTRTRALSIDRMARQVHVHDLEKDEKYHLDYDKLVLSTGSSPRKLPLPGVDLPGVYTVSGLEEAIRLKGQISQSGVEKAVVVGAGLIGLEMAEALADLWGIETSVVEIAPQVLPGFISPDIARMVRNVLEENDISVYTGEQVKEIFGEDRVKGVRTDQRELEADMVILAAGVIPNSDLAREAGLEVSPQGAVVVDRHMRTSDEHIFAGGDCVQLQNLVTGKPGYYPMGSMANRQGRVIGTNLAGGNDEFPGAVGSFVVKLFDHAVSGTGLSIETASRQGFDAVSAFVTQFDKSHFYPEKDLLYLELVVERGTGRILGLQGLSTGGDSLKGRIDCVAALLPGKPTTKDLSNLEVSYSPPFGSAMDALNSLGNVAENILQGFNKGLRPAEFAELWEKRQDKDVVFLDCRDEDNARPFMDKYPEKWKNVKAETLDLNLDKVPQAETVVLLCNNGARSYEARLKLARHGITNTLNVHGGMSMIKKWGVDI from the coding sequence ATGAGTCAGCAGGTAGTGATTATTGGAGCGGTGGCCCTGGGACCCAAGGCCGCCTGCAGGCTGAAGCGCCTGGAACCGGATTCCAGGGTGATCATGATCGATGAAAATGAGATAATTTCCTATGGAGGCTGCGGCATACCCTATTATGTGTCCGGGGATATAAGCGATGCCCAGGAATTGCAGTCCACTACCTTTCATATGGTCAGGGATGTAAGTTTTTTCCGGGAAGCCAAGGATGTGGAGGTGCGCACCCGGACCAGGGCCCTGAGCATTGACCGTATGGCCAGACAGGTGCATGTACACGATCTGGAAAAGGATGAAAAATACCATCTGGATTATGACAAGCTGGTTCTGTCCACTGGCAGCAGCCCCAGGAAACTGCCCCTGCCCGGGGTGGATCTGCCCGGCGTCTATACCGTTTCCGGACTGGAAGAAGCCATCAGGCTCAAGGGACAGATAAGCCAGAGCGGCGTGGAGAAGGCTGTTGTAGTGGGGGCCGGGCTTATTGGCCTGGAGATGGCTGAAGCCCTGGCTGATTTGTGGGGCATCGAGACCAGCGTCGTGGAGATCGCCCCTCAGGTCCTGCCCGGCTTTATCAGCCCGGACATTGCCCGGATGGTAAGAAACGTGCTGGAAGAAAACGATATCTCCGTTTATACCGGGGAACAGGTCAAGGAAATTTTCGGCGAGGACAGAGTCAAAGGCGTCAGAACAGATCAAAGAGAGCTGGAAGCCGATATGGTGATTTTGGCCGCAGGGGTCATCCCCAATTCGGACCTGGCCCGGGAGGCCGGTCTGGAAGTCTCACCCCAGGGTGCAGTGGTAGTGGACAGACACATGCGTACTTCGGATGAGCATATTTTCGCCGGCGGAGACTGCGTACAGCTGCAGAACCTGGTCACCGGCAAACCGGGCTATTACCCCATGGGCTCCATGGCCAACCGTCAGGGCCGGGTCATCGGCACCAACCTGGCCGGAGGCAATGACGAGTTCCCCGGAGCAGTGGGCTCTTTTGTGGTCAAGCTGTTCGATCACGCTGTATCCGGTACGGGACTCAGTATTGAAACTGCATCCAGACAGGGCTTTGATGCAGTCAGTGCTTTTGTGACCCAGTTCGACAAATCCCACTTCTATCCGGAAAAGGACCTGTTGTACCTGGAACTGGTAGTGGAGAGGGGCACGGGGCGTATCCTGGGCCTGCAGGGGCTGAGTACCGGCGGCGACAGCCTCAAGGGCCGCATAGACTGTGTTGCCGCCCTTCTGCCCGGTAAGCCCACTACAAAGGATTTGAGCAATCTGGAGGTTTCTTACTCCCCTCCCTTCGGCTCTGCCATGGATGCCCTGAACAGCCTGGGCAATGTGGCTGAAAATATACTGCAGGGCTTCAACAAGGGGTTAAGGCCTGCAGAATTTGCTGAGCTGTGGGAAAAACGGCAGGACAAAGACGTGGTTTTCCTGGATTGCCGGGACGAGGACAATGCCAGGCCGTTTATGGATAAATATCCTGAAAAATGGAAGAACGTTAAGGCCGAAACCCTGGACTTGAACCTGGACAAGGTGCCCCAGGCCGAAACAGTGGTTCTTCTGTGCAACAACGGGGCGCGCTCCTATGAAGCCAGGCTCAAGCTGGCCAGGCATGGAATCACCAATACCCTGAACGTGCACGGAGGCATGTCCATGATCAAGAAATGGGGCGTGGATATCTAA
- the selD gene encoding selenide, water dikinase SelD, with product MNISNLETKKRLTETVKGAGUASKLPPGDLDKALQGLEFPKDSNLIVGLDRADDAGVYKVSDDLALIQTVDFFTPIVDDPYWFGQIAAANALSDVYAMGGEPKTAMNLVGFPLGKMDLEVLRQILMGGLDKMREAGTVLVGGHSVEDAELKYGLSVTGFVHPDKILTKKNLQAGDRLILTKPLGTGIVNTAIKGGAASQEHIQKVTRLMAELNKAAAEVMRQYDVHACTDITGFGLLGHMAEMLCGSKVSLKIDFGSLPVLPEALEFASMGMVPAGAHKNRHFRENIVEYSDGITPAKRDILFDPQTSGGLLICCPPDQARDMLRNLHSRGLSEAAIMGEVDSSSAEKILVE from the coding sequence ATGAACATATCAAACTTAGAGACAAAAAAACGCCTCACGGAAACCGTCAAAGGCGCCGGCTGAGCTTCCAAGCTGCCTCCAGGGGACCTGGACAAAGCTTTGCAGGGGCTGGAGTTCCCCAAGGATTCCAACCTCATAGTGGGCCTGGACCGGGCCGACGACGCCGGGGTGTACAAGGTCTCGGATGACCTGGCCCTTATACAGACCGTGGATTTTTTTACCCCCATCGTGGACGATCCCTACTGGTTCGGCCAGATCGCCGCAGCCAATGCCTTAAGCGACGTCTATGCCATGGGCGGAGAGCCCAAAACCGCCATGAACCTGGTAGGCTTTCCCCTGGGTAAAATGGACCTGGAAGTTCTGCGTCAGATCCTCATGGGAGGTCTGGACAAGATGCGCGAGGCAGGTACCGTCCTGGTGGGAGGACACAGTGTAGAAGATGCAGAGCTTAAATACGGTCTTTCCGTAACCGGGTTTGTGCATCCGGACAAGATCCTGACCAAGAAAAACCTCCAGGCCGGGGACAGGCTCATCCTGACCAAGCCCCTGGGCACTGGCATTGTCAACACCGCCATCAAGGGCGGAGCAGCCTCCCAGGAACATATCCAAAAGGTCACCAGGCTCATGGCCGAACTCAACAAAGCCGCAGCCGAAGTTATGCGCCAATACGATGTTCATGCCTGCACCGATATAACCGGATTCGGCCTGCTGGGACACATGGCCGAAATGCTCTGCGGCTCAAAAGTCAGCCTGAAAATTGATTTCGGCAGCCTCCCGGTGCTGCCCGAAGCCTTAGAATTCGCCTCCATGGGCATGGTCCCGGCCGGGGCGCACAAAAACCGGCATTTCCGGGAAAATATCGTGGAATACTCAGACGGGATCACTCCGGCCAAGCGCGATATCCTGTTCGACCCCCAGACTTCCGGGGGCCTTCTCATCTGCTGCCCCCCGGACCAGGCCCGGGACATGCTCCGGAACCTGCACTCCAGGGGCCTAAGTGAAGCCGCCATCATGGGCGAGGTTGACTCATCTTCCGCAGAGAAGATCCTTGTAGAGTAA
- the lon gene encoding endopeptidase La, producing the protein MTKKTNAGKATPKGEKLPLMTLREVVMFPKAIIPLLVGRDSSIKAIEHALNNYNKKIFLVTQNDPKTEKPGPEDIYACGCVSRILQMFRLPDGTVKVLFEGLHRAAVNPEKVDFEEEVPEVETHFLPEEENDHSETEALVRATKESLEEYSKANTKIAKESVQSIQNMDDPGAIADAIMPHLKVEFNEKQEVLEEFDPFKRLQMAYAHLQGEIEVFSLEKKIKSRVKNQMEKNQREYYLSEQLKAIHKEMGRDHDPKAELDVLQEKVDQKNMPQQAKDKASEEIKKLRSMPPNAGEYSVLMNYVDWVLALPWNELRETDTDITKAEKILDEDHYGLEKPKQRILEYLAVQSLVEKMRGPILCLVGPPGVGKTSLAKSVARATQREFIRLSLGGVRDEAEIRGHRRTYVGAMPGKILQSLKRVDTNNPVFCLDEVDKMSMDFRGDPSAALLEVLDPEQNSAFSDHYLDLDYDLSNIFFITTANYLQAIPAPLQDRMEIIKLPGYLETEKNRIARHFIWPKQLNYHGLEDSKVSISEGAINEIIRQYTREAGVRNLEREIASICRKVAKKKVEEKDRKDKKVRVTAKSVPSYLGVSKIRHGEREDKPLVGVTNGVAWTEVGGEILLVEVALMPGTGKVEITGKLGDVMKESAKAALSYVRSRSDVFGLKSDFYKEIDVHVHVPEGATPKDGPSAGITLTTSLVSSLLNLPVRNDLAMTGEITLRGRVLPIGGLREKLLAARRGDINKVIIPEANQKDLQEVPDNVLKGLEVMPVQHMDDVLAEALMGTTREDLFCGDANITPISSKLMKEEYQEQAQ; encoded by the coding sequence ATGACAAAAAAGACCAATGCCGGAAAAGCAACCCCCAAAGGTGAAAAACTGCCCCTGATGACCCTGCGCGAAGTGGTCATGTTTCCCAAGGCCATTATTCCCCTTCTGGTGGGACGCGATTCATCTATCAAGGCCATTGAACACGCGTTGAACAACTACAACAAAAAAATATTCCTGGTGACCCAGAATGACCCCAAGACGGAAAAGCCTGGCCCCGAAGACATCTATGCCTGCGGATGCGTAAGCAGGATCCTGCAGATGTTTCGTCTGCCCGACGGCACGGTCAAGGTTCTCTTTGAGGGCCTGCACCGGGCGGCGGTAAACCCGGAAAAGGTCGATTTCGAGGAAGAGGTCCCTGAAGTGGAGACCCATTTCCTGCCGGAAGAGGAAAACGACCATTCCGAAACAGAGGCCCTGGTCCGGGCCACCAAGGAGTCCCTGGAAGAATACTCCAAGGCCAACACCAAAATCGCCAAGGAATCCGTACAGTCCATCCAGAACATGGATGACCCCGGGGCCATAGCTGACGCCATTATGCCCCATCTCAAGGTGGAATTTAACGAAAAGCAGGAGGTCCTGGAGGAATTCGATCCTTTCAAGCGCCTGCAGATGGCTTATGCCCACCTGCAGGGCGAAATCGAAGTCTTCTCCCTGGAAAAAAAGATCAAGTCCAGGGTCAAGAACCAGATGGAAAAGAACCAGAGGGAATATTATCTTTCCGAGCAGCTCAAGGCCATCCACAAGGAAATGGGCCGCGACCACGATCCCAAGGCCGAACTGGATGTACTCCAGGAAAAGGTGGACCAGAAAAACATGCCCCAGCAGGCCAAGGACAAGGCCTCGGAAGAAATCAAGAAACTGCGCAGCATGCCCCCCAACGCCGGGGAGTACAGCGTGCTCATGAACTACGTGGACTGGGTCCTGGCCCTGCCCTGGAACGAGCTCAGGGAGACAGACACTGACATTACCAAGGCGGAAAAGATTCTGGATGAAGACCATTACGGTCTGGAAAAGCCCAAGCAGAGAATCCTGGAATACCTGGCCGTGCAGAGCCTGGTGGAAAAAATGCGCGGGCCCATCCTGTGCCTGGTGGGACCTCCAGGCGTGGGCAAGACATCCCTGGCCAAATCAGTGGCCCGGGCCACCCAGCGTGAGTTCATCAGGCTTTCTCTGGGAGGTGTGCGCGACGAGGCCGAGATCCGGGGTCACAGGCGCACCTATGTCGGGGCCATGCCCGGCAAGATCCTGCAGAGCCTGAAACGGGTGGATACCAACAACCCGGTTTTCTGCCTGGACGAGGTGGACAAGATGAGCATGGATTTCCGGGGGGATCCTTCTGCAGCGCTGCTGGAGGTGCTGGACCCGGAACAGAACTCCGCCTTCAGCGACCATTACCTGGACTTGGATTACGACCTGTCCAACATCTTCTTCATCACCACGGCCAACTACCTGCAGGCCATCCCAGCGCCCCTGCAGGACCGTATGGAAATAATCAAGCTGCCAGGCTATCTGGAAACCGAGAAAAACCGCATTGCCAGGCACTTTATCTGGCCCAAGCAGCTCAACTATCACGGCCTGGAAGACAGTAAGGTCTCCATTTCCGAGGGGGCCATAAATGAAATAATCCGTCAGTACACCCGGGAGGCCGGGGTACGCAACCTGGAGCGTGAAATCGCCTCCATCTGCCGCAAGGTGGCCAAGAAAAAAGTCGAAGAAAAGGACAGAAAGGACAAAAAGGTCCGGGTAACAGCCAAGAGTGTGCCCTCTTACCTGGGCGTATCCAAGATCCGCCACGGTGAGCGCGAGGACAAGCCTTTGGTTGGTGTAACCAACGGTGTGGCCTGGACCGAAGTAGGGGGCGAAATCCTCCTGGTGGAAGTGGCCCTCATGCCCGGCACGGGCAAGGTGGAGATCACCGGCAAGCTTGGCGACGTAATGAAGGAAAGCGCCAAGGCGGCCCTTAGCTATGTACGCTCCCGCTCGGACGTATTCGGCCTCAAGTCGGACTTCTACAAGGAAATAGACGTACACGTGCATGTCCCGGAAGGAGCAACCCCCAAGGACGGACCTTCAGCCGGCATCACCCTGACCACCAGCCTGGTTTCGTCGCTACTCAACCTGCCGGTGCGTAACGACCTGGCCATGACCGGGGAAATCACCCTGCGCGGCAGGGTTCTGCCCATAGGCGGTCTCAGGGAAAAGCTCCTGGCTGCCAGGCGCGGTGATATAAACAAGGTCATCATCCCCGAAGCCAACCAGAAAGATCTGCAGGAAGTCCCGGACAATGTGCTCAAGGGCCTGGAGGTCATGCCGGTACAGCACATGGATGATGTCCTGGCCGAGGCCCTCATGGGCACCACCAGGGAAGACCTGTTCTGCGGGGATGCAAACATCACTCCCATTTCCTCCAAGCTCATGAAGGAAGAATACCAGGAACAGGCCCAGTAA